The genomic window TGGGAGTCTGACGATCCCGAGATCGTTCGCGAGCGGCTCGGCCGAATCAGTCGGACAGCAGAAGAACTCATTGACGTTCTCGAAGACCCGCCTGCTCGCTAATTCGGTTAACCAACAGATTACCAAGATTCTCCTCTTTCGTTGGTTAAGTTTTTCTGCGCTCGTGGAGGGGCGGAGACGTATTCCGATCTCCGTCGATCATGACTGACCGCTATCTCACAACGGTCTCCGAAGAAACCGAATACGTCGCACAGCAGCACGGTCAGGTCGCTCGAAAGCGGACAAACAAGTCCACGAGTACCTTCGATACGCCGCCTCTTTCGCAAAGTTCGCGAACTAATTATCGCCGGACCAGTCGATCTAGGTTCGAGTACGATGTAACACAGCACGAAACAGGTATACAGAGAATCTATGAGTGATGTTACAGTGAGCCGAAAATCTACGCTCTCAATTAACCAACAAAACTTTGGAATGAGAGCAGGTGTTGGTTAAAACGAGGTTCGCTGATGTCCTACGAACCACTAACTCCGCCGACTGACCTCTTCACAGAGATCGTCAATAGTCTCAACGAGTCCTCTCCAGACCGACTTCGAGACATTGCCAGCTATGCCGAAGCGTTAGCCGAACACAAGGAACGCGAAGCTCGTCTCGAGGAGGAGTCAAACGAGGTCGATGTCGAGGAACGATCAGATGATCTCCCTGACGATGTTCCGGCGAAAGCTACGATCACGATCAAGGAAATCAACGACAACCGTTACTACTACTGGCAGTGGCGGGAAGGAAAGAAAATCCGATCCAAGTACAAAGGCCCTGTCAACTCGGACGATTAGAAGGACAGCTACTCTCGGACCCCCCGTGTTCGAAGTGTAAACTAGTAGCTGGCCGGCAAAGCGTAGAACCCGATGGTCGTTTTCACATCGATGTCGGGGGGAGGGACCACCCGATTACACTTCGATGGCGGGGTGTCGTCCGTACCGGTTACACTTCGACGAGGGGGAGAGAAATTGCTCGTGTCAATTATCATACGATCAAATCGCAGGAAGGCGCGGAAGTTCTCGTTACACATCGATGACGGGGAGACCCTCATTGGATATACTTCGGTGTCGGTTCCAACATGGGAATCAGAGATCAGCCGAATACGGAGTATAGATTGTCCAGACCGCATGGATAAACATCGAAGGAGGTGAATCTTTTTAACGCCTCGGCATACAGCAAGCGTATGGTCGGTAGTGATCAGGATGGGATGGACCAATCTACCCTCGAAGAAGGACCTCCTTCCAGAACTTCCTCGAGTGACGCAGAACACGTAGAAGCCGGTAGAGAAAATGGCGCAGAGGACGCGGTTTCCGGACAAGACCGAGGAGCGTCTAAAGGTAGTACTCAGCGATCGATTCGGGATATGCTGGACGACGAGGGGGAAACATCGGTTTTTGTCAACCGAGATCTCGTCGAGCCAGACACGATTATCGATGAGGAGCGAATCGTCGGCCGTGATGACCAACTCGAAGCTGTCGTCTCGTATCTGAAACCCACACTCCAAGGAAATCGTCCCCCGAATATGCTGCTCTACGGTCCTGCCGGAACGGGGAAATCACTCATCATCGGAGCGGTCACTCAACAGATCGTCGATCTCTGCCAATCCAAGGGTGAACGTTTCGGCGTTGTCGATATTAATTGCCAGCCGATCAATACTCTCGATCAAGCCGTCTTTGAACTCGTCCAAACCGTCGCAAATGACGTCGACGCAGAGGTCGGTGTCCCAGAAACCGGCGTGTCGACGAAGAGAAAATATCGACGCTTATACGAACTCATCAACGAGCACTACGACTCGGTTATTTTCATCCTGGACGAAATCGACCTCTTGGTCGGACGACGAGCAAATGACGAACCTGCCTACTCGAAACTGCTCTATCAGCTGTCGCGAGCGAGTAATACGAACGAAATCGAGGGACAAGTATCGGTCGCGGCACTAACGAACGATCCCAAATTCATGGAAGATATCGATGGTCGTGCTGAGAGTTCGTTCAATCCCCGGGACGTCTACTTCCCAGATTATGACGCGAACCAGCTCCGTCAGATACTCGAGAACCGTCGCGATGCCTTCCGACCTGATGCTTTGACTGACGACGTGATACCACTCGTATCGGCATTCGCAGCACAAAGCCACGGAGACGCACGAAAGGCGATCGACCTGTTTCGCGGTGCTGGTGATCTCGCGGACGAACGTGGTGATGAGAAAGTCCGCGAAAAGCACGTCCGTGAGTCCCAAGAAGAAATCGACAAGGATCGCTCATTGAAGCTAATAGAGGGGCTGACAACCCAGAAAAAGATCTCCCTGTACGCGACCGCCTCCGTCGCCCACTTCTCCAATAGGTCTGGAAGTTCGGTTCCGAGTCCAGTCGGCTTCAAAGTCTACCAATGGGTTACCGACCAGATCGATGCTGACCAAATGACACGAGAGACCTACGTCAAGTACGTAAAAGAACTCTCCACGTATGGTCTCATCTCGACGGC from Halopiger xanaduensis SH-6 includes these protein-coding regions:
- a CDS encoding orc1/cdc6 family replication initiation protein — its product is MLDDEGETSVFVNRDLVEPDTIIDEERIVGRDDQLEAVVSYLKPTLQGNRPPNMLLYGPAGTGKSLIIGAVTQQIVDLCQSKGERFGVVDINCQPINTLDQAVFELVQTVANDVDAEVGVPETGVSTKRKYRRLYELINEHYDSVIFILDEIDLLVGRRANDEPAYSKLLYQLSRASNTNEIEGQVSVAALTNDPKFMEDIDGRAESSFNPRDVYFPDYDANQLRQILENRRDAFRPDALTDDVIPLVSAFAAQSHGDARKAIDLFRGAGDLADERGDEKVREKHVRESQEEIDKDRSLKLIEGLTTQKKISLYATASVAHFSNRSGSSVPSPVGFKVYQWVTDQIDADQMTRETYVKYVKELSTYGLISTARKSRGRGRGMYMEFTFTSDPEAMMNRIVDDTRLEAIADQDDLLQSVVNAQLREFHNQ